From a region of the Salvelinus alpinus chromosome 2, SLU_Salpinus.1, whole genome shotgun sequence genome:
- the LOC139551703 gene encoding cholecystokinin-like — protein MAMSGLLVCVLMAALVGVGLTSPVSKSDGNTKQGGILPQLLSRREAVWNSAENVAKREQDTQTSMARMERMVHLSEDQRESMSKQIMQAISEMMNECPGRDYQGWVDFGRRSAE, from the exons ATGGCAATGAGTGGATTGTTGGTGTGCGTCCTCATGGCAGCGCTAGTGGGGGTTGGTTTGACATCACCCGTATCCAAGTCGGATGGCAACACCAAACAGGGTGGGATACTGCCACAGCTACTTTCCAGGAGGGAGGCAGTGTGGAATTCTGCGGAGAACGTCGCTAAGCGGGAGCAAGACACTCAAACGAGCATGGCACGGATGGAGAGGATGGTGCACCTGTCGGAGGACCAGCGCGAGTCCATGTCCAAGCAAATCATGCAGGCCATCTCAG AAATGATGAACGAGTGTCCGGGCCGGGACTACCAAGGATGGGTCGACTTTGGACGGCGGAGTGCAGAGTAG